In Shewanella sp. GD04112, the sequence AGCAGACGTTTAGTCAATATCGTTCATCAAATCAAGCGGGTTGTAGAACACCTTGCCGATGGCGATCTCACCCAGAAGACTCAAATCAGTGGGCAAAACGAACTCTGTGCGCTCGGCGCCGATCTTGATCGAGTGATTGACCACTTGCGCCATATGATTTCCGATATTGCCCAGGCCTCTGAACATATGTCGGATCAAATTGGTCAGTTGAATGTGCAGTCCAATGCCAATACCCATGCATTGCAAACCCACGCGGTAGAAACCGACCAAGTGGTGACGGCCATGACCGAAATGAGTGCAACTGCCCATAACGTTGCCGGTGATGCCGCCTCTGCCGCACGCTTTACCCAGCAGGCAAATGAACAGGCTGATAAGTCGAAAAAGGCTGTCGAACAGGCGGCAAATACTGTCGTCGCCTTAGTTGGTAAGGTCGATACCGCCGCTCACACCATCGCGGAAATGAATGAAAACACCCGCCATATCGCCACCATCTTAGATGTGATTGGAGATATCGCCGACCAAACCAACTTACTCGCCCTTAACGCCGCCATCGAAGCCGCCCGCGCCGGTGAACAAGGTCGAGGCTTTGCCGTCGTCGCCGACGAAGTACGCGCCCTTGCCGCTCGCACCCAAGCGAGCACGGCCGAGATCAATCAAATGCTAGAACGCCTGCGCACGGGTGCTAACAGCGCCGTTAATGCGATGGATGAGACTAAACAGAGTTGCCAAGATGCAGCGGACACCACCACGTTGGTGACTGAAAGCTTGGAAACCTTGACCACTTATGTATTTGATATTAATGGATTGAGCAATCAAATCGCCACCGCCGCCGAAGAACAAAGCGCCGTCAGTGAAGAGATTAATCGTAACTTGAATACCATTCGCGAAATGGTTGAAGAATTAAATCAAAGTGGTAAAGCGACCCTCAATAGCGCGACCTCCTTGGCCGCCACGAAAGAACAGCTAACAGGCGTAGTCTCGCATTTTAGACTCTAATTCGAGTCAGCTAAGTCGTTACAATGGCCTAATATCGCAAGATGTTAGGCCGAACTTTTTTAGAGCAATGCATAAAGCCTTAAATAAACATCTAATGGTTTATTCCAATCCATCGCTCTGTTTCTTCTGCTCTAAGCTCGCCCAATATCCTGCCAACATCGCACCTGAAAGGTTATGCCAAATCGAGAAAATCGCGCTGGGGACGGCGGAGAGCGGGCTAAAAAACTTGATGCATAATGCGGTCGCAAGGCCTGAGTTTTGCAACCCCACCTCAATCGAAATGGTTTTACATACTGTATGGTTAAAGCCGAGCAAGCGGCAGCAGGTATAACCCAAGGCGAGTCCCAAACCATTATGTAGAAACACCGCGAGTAAAATCACAGGCCCCACCTGCGAAAATTGCCCTGCATTTAGGGCCACAATAATGCTGATGGCCAGTACAATCGCCACGATAGAAATGATGGGCAATGCGGGGGCAAGTTTAGCCACTTGCGGTTTAAAGAAGTGATTCAACACCACACCCACAGTCACAGGGATAAGCACGATTTTAACGAGACTGACTAGCATATCCATTAAAGGAATGGCGACCATCTCACCGATTAATAGCTCAATAATCAAGGGAGTGAGCACCACACCCGCTAAGGTGGATAGCGCAGTCATAGTGATAGATAAGGCGACATCGCCCTTGGCCAAATAGCAAATCACGTTCGATGCAGTGCCACCCGCCACACTCCCCACCAACACCATGCCTATGGTCAATTCCCGATTGAACCCTAATAGTAAACTAATGGCTAAGGCGCTTAAGGGCATCAGGGTAAATTGCAAGATTAAGCCAGTGATAACGGCACGTTTCTGTTTGAATGCATAGGCAAAATCCCGCACATCTAAGGTCAGTCCCATAGATAACATAATCACCACCAGCAACGGCACTATGCTGGTTTTCAATCCGCTAAACCATGCGGGCATCAAATACGCCGTACCCGCCCCGAGTAAGGCAAATAGCGGAAAAAAGCGGTTGATATTAACCAATGGGGATCCTCCAAGATTTCAGGCGGTTTGGGGAGATTAAGCCATGTCCGCAGGGATAATGACAGCCAGATACCCTCAGTACAAGTCAAAATGCCCACAAGTAAGAAGCTCAACTTTTTATCATTTCAGTCTTTCGATTGAGCACTAAAGTTAATCGCTCAAATTCAATAACAAACAGCCAAAAACCTCAGTAAATATGCATCTATGTTTACTAAAACATGATCTGCTTAACAAAAAGCCAGTGATTTCCTTGTTAGGAAACCGTAACTTATAACCAGTTCACGTTTTGCTTACTCCATACGAGGTAGTCTAATTGCGCTAGGTGGTCGTGAATTACCTAAAGCAATTTCGGTGTTTACGGTTAGCACTCTCAGATAGGAATCGTTATGTCTTCAGTTATTCAAACGCTCAATCGCGCGATCGCAACGCCTTATCAAGCGAATATTACCGTCCCTAACTGGATGCTCAGCTCGATGGAACGAGTCATGCAGTATTATGTCGATAAGAATCTTCGCCTCGATACGCTCTCCGCCGACATCATGCCCGCCCCGGTCGAAGGTAAAAAGTACATGCTTTATGCCCATGTGCCCTTCTGCCATACCTTGTGTTCTTACTGTACCTTCCACCGTTTTATGTTTAAGGAAGACAAGGCGCGCGCTTACTTTATCTCTCTGCGTAAAGAGATGGAGATGGTCAAAGCCTTAGGCTATGACTTTGAATCTATGTACATTGGCGGCGGCACCACCACAGTATTAGAAGACGAACTCGCCCGTACTATTGAGCATGCCAAGACCCTATTCCCAAGCATTAAAGAAGTGTCTTGCGAGTCGGATCCACAGCATTTAGACAGCCCAGGCTTTAAGCAACTCAAGGGCTTAGTGGATCGCATGTCCATCGGCGTCCAAAGCTTTAACGACGACATTTTAAAAATGACCGATCGCCTCGAAAAATTCGGCACAGGTCAGCAAACCTTCGACAAGATCATGGCGGCCAAAGAGCTGTTCCCTATTATCAACGTCGACCTGATTTTTGGCTTTCGCGGTCAAACCGATGAAGTGATCCAGCACGACTTAGACATGGCATCGCGCCTCGACCCAAGACAGATCACCACCTATCCGCTGATGATCACGCACCAAACGCGTAAGAGTGTTAAAGGTAAACTGGCAGCGCCACAGGCGGATATGGCCAACCAATATCGCCAGATCTTAAACCGTTTAAATGGTCAATATAATCAGTTGTCTGCATGGGCCTTTGGTAAGGCGAATGACGAAGGCTTCGACGAATATGTTATCGACTACGATGAGTATTTAGGGGTGGGTTCAGGCTCATTTAGCTTCCTGAACGACACTTTATACGTCAACACTTTCTCGCTGCGTAAATACCAAGAGCGGATCGCCGCCGGCAAGATGGGCGTCGAGCAACAGAAAAACTACAGCAAAAAGGACGTGATGCAGTATCGCTTCCTGCTGGGGATGTTCTCTGGTCGCCTATCGCGCAAATACTTCCGCGAAACCTTCGGCGTTAACTTAGACACAGCCCTGTTTAAGGAAATGACCTCGATGAAACTGATTGGCGCCATCAAGAACGACCCAACCGATCCAGATAATCTGATCATCACAGATAACGGTAAGATGATGGGCCTGTTAATGATGAAAGAGTTTTACGCCGGCATGGATAACGTGCGCGCCCAATTGCGTAAGCCACTCAAGCCCTGCGATATGTAAATATCGGTTGAACCACAAAAGGCCCATGATGGGCCTTTTTGTTAGCGCCATTTCAGGCTACGCTTGCCACCACTCACGCATGAGTCTGTCGCCCAGTAATAAAGGAGTATTCGTTATGGGTTTTAATGAGCAAGAAAAACAAGCACTACTCGCCGTTAAAGGTGTTGGCCCGACTGTTATTAAACGCTTTGAAGAAATCGGTATTAGCTCACTCGCCCAGTTAGCCGAGCATGAGGTCGAAGATATCGCCAACCTCGTCGCTAGCATGCTACGCACCACTTGTTGGAAAAACAGCCCACAGGCTCGCAACGCCATCGCCGCAGCCATTGCGCTTGCCCGCCGCGCCTAATCCTTTATTGCTATCTTTTGAGATGTTTATGTCAATCCATATTCGCGCCCTAATGGGCGGTTTACTCGCGCTGCTGAGCACGGCAGCCTTCGCCAATGACAGCAGTTTTGGTGATGCTAATGGTTCTATCACCCTTAAATATCAGCCGCATATCAGTATGGACAAGGAGTCGCTCTTTATTAGCGAGGCCGAAGTCAGGGTCGATTATCTGTTTACCAACAGCAGCTCGCAGGATCTTACCGTCCCCATCGCCTTCCCTATGCCGCCGATGTTTTTTGGCTCAGCCGATCACAGCAGCATCGATAACTTCACACTCAAAGTAAATGGCAAAACCCAACCAACCGAGCACAGGCTCGTCGCCCAACTTGCCGATAAGACGGATATTTCACTAGAGCTTAAAAATCTCGGCTGGGGCGTAGAGGAAGTCGCCTATTTTGCCGAGTACGGCGAAGTTCCCAAGGGCAAACCCGCGCTCCCCAAGGAATGGTTAGATGAAGAGCAACAAATCGCCTTTACCCTAAGCGATTACTTTGTGTGGGAACAAACCTTTCCCGCGGGCCAATCTGTCTCCATCAGCCACAGTTATACACCGAGTATTTCAACGGGCATCCCCGATACTGCCAATAGTATTATCGATACTTACACTGAACTTGCCTGTTTAGATGAAAGCGCTAAGCAAGGTATTCGAAAGCGAAACCTTATCGTTAAACAAGACGGCGAAGATGTTGAATATGGCGTGGAATGGAGCCACCTTAGCTATATTTTGGTCACGGCCAATAACTGGCAAGGGGCGATTAAGGACTTCAAACTCACTATTAAAAAATCCCAGCCCACAGATCTCATTAGCCTGTGTTTTGATGGCGAGCTTAAAAAAACCGATCCACTCACCTTTGAGTTCCAGCAAAAGCAGTTCACGCCAACGCAGGATCTCAGCATTCTATTTATCCGTAAACCGGATTTTGAATAATCAAAAAAGCCAGCTAAATGCTGGCTTTTTGTATTAAGCGACTAATTTTAAACACGATTAAAAGCTATAGGTCATGCCTAACCAGTAACGACGGCCGTCTTCGATATAACCGTACTCTTCTTCCGTGATGTCCTTATCGAAGGCGTTATAAATACCCGCGCTGAACTTAATGCTGTCATTAACGCGATAGTTGGCACCTAAATCTAACAGCGTATAGGAAGGCGCAATCAAGCTGCTCGAGGAAGGCCCAGTGGTTGGCTGGCTCTCTTCACCACGATAGTTAACCCGCAGCCAAGTGCTTAACTTATCTATCGGCTCATAGTTAACCGACAATTGCACCAGATGTTTAGGTAACTGATTCAATGGACTACCTTTATAGGCGCCCGTCTTTTGCTCCGAGTCGGTATAAGTGTAGTTGCCCGTCAATGCCAAGTTGCTGAGGATTTTATAGTCGATACTAAACTCAACCCCTTGGGTGACCGCCTCATCGATATTCACATAGGTGGTCGGGTCGGAGCCAAACTGATTCGGCCCATCGGTACATTGAGTCGCAGGGCAAGCGACACGGGTGATCTTGTCCTCAAACTCGTTATAGAACACGCCTGCACTGGTGGTGATGGAGTCGGTGAGATCGGTGTAAATGCCTAGCTCATAGTTTACTGAGGTTTCGGGTTGTAAATCGGGGTTACCGTACATATTGCCGCCTCGGCTTACCTGCCCCCAATCGGGCACAGTTTGCCTCAGGCTCGGCGCCCTAAAGCCGGTCGACACACCGCCTTTTAAGGTAGTGTGTTCGGTCAGCCCCCATACGCCGTAAATCCGTGGGCTGAGGTGGTCGCCAAAGTTTTCATCATCGTCTAAACGCAGGCCCAAGGTTAAGGCAAAATTATCGACGATACGCCATTCATCCTCTGAGAACACCGACCATTGGCGGCGACTAATATCGGTTAAGTCACTGACCTGATTGCCGGTTTCATCGGTAAGATCTTGCTTATTGAAGGCAGCGCCGAAGGTGGCGGTATGGCTTTCCCCTAAGGTTGCGATCAGGCTAGTTTGAGCATCGGTATTCTTGATCTTCATCTTGCGGGACTTGTTATCAAATACTTCGTGCTTGATATAAGTATCCGAGGTACCAAAGTCCCAACGCCCGGTGTGCGATAGGGAAATGGTGCTGTTTTCATACTCGGTTGACGACGAAGCAGGGCAACCACTGCGGCCACAACTGGCGCCCGGCGCCAATGGCGCAACGGTTTTCCCTAAGGTGCTATCCAACTCTTGGTTGGCGATGCCGACTTCCAACATGATGTCATGGTCTTGGTTAGGCGTGAGGGCAAATCTGGCGGTGAGATTATCCGCATCGCGACCTCGGTAACCGCCGTAGATACTATCTTCTTCACGTTGAGTGTATTGGCCGTATAACTGCACGCCGAGCAGATCTTTAATCAAGCCACCGTTCACAAAAAAGTTGCCCTGATACACATTGCCTGAGTCCGACTTTTCCTGCAGCGTAGTGTCGAGGCGCAGCTCCCCCTGCCACTCATTGGGCACTTTACGGGTGATGATGTTGATCACCCCACCTATGGCATCGGAGCCATAAAGGGATGACATGGGTCCGCGGACAATTTCAATCCTATCGATTGCGGCGAGCGGCGGCGTCCAAGCGCCTTCAACACCAGGACCGTCGCTGTTGGTGCGGGTCTCGCGGGAAGACTGGCGTTTACCATCGACGAGGATCAGCGTGTATTGGCTGCCCATGCCCCGCAGACTAATGTCCCGACGGTCGGCACCGCCAGTCACCACCACGCCGGGCACTTCTAACATAGCATCGGTTAAGTCACGGTAAAAACGTGTATCGAGATCCTCACGGGTGATCACGCTGATAGAAGCGGGCGCGTCACGCACTTGCTGCTCGAAACCCGATGCGGTGACGACGATTCTTTCCATCATCTTGTCTTGATCGGGTGCGGCATCCGCCAAAACTTGAGTGGCGGGTAGCAATAATGCGGCAGAAACTAGCTGTGCGAGGATCTTTTTACGACGTAACAACATAACCAACGAATCTCCCTTGACCCTTTGTAAATGATAATAATTTTCAATACGGCAATGTATCCCTATGTTACAATCGGCTCAAGTTAGACTTTGAGTAATCACTTGTAAGAGTTGCTTAAGAATGAATAGAAATATGGTCAAGGGCATGATCGTGTTTGCCGCCATCGCGGAAAAAGGCTCGATGAGTGCTGCGGCAACGCAGCTTAATCTGAGTTCATCGGCGGTGAGCCAACAAGTCGCAAAGCTTGAAATGGATATGGGAATTAGTCTGTTTCACCGTAATACCCGCCACCTGACACTCACAGAGGCGGGCACATTATTTTATGAAAACTGCATTAAAATCATAAAAATAGTAGAAAGTGCCGAACATCAGCTGCATGCATTAAAGGGCACACCTTCGGGGGAGCTAAAAATTGCCGCGCCGGTCGGCTTTGGTAGCGGTTTACTCAGCCAACCATTAGCGAACCTGTTGGCGGCTCATCCGCAGATCAGCCTCAATCTGCAATTACAGGACGGTCCAATCGATATAGTTAACGAAGGAATCGATCTGGCAATTTGCATCGGCCCTCTATCGGATTCGAACCTTATCGCTCGCCCCTTGGCAGATTGGCGCATGTTGTTGTGCGTCGCCCCTAACTATATTCCCCAGCATCAACACCTACAGCATCCTGACGAGTTACAAGGGTTCAACCGTATTAGCCACAGCTATGCTAAGCCCGAGTTCTTAACCCATTCACAGACTCAAGCGCGAGTCGAACTCCCTGCCCAGCGCATCAACGTCAACAATATGCAGACGCTTATCCAACTCACCCTCGATGGATTAGGCTTTGCCGTATTGCCAGAGCCCGAAGTGCATCAATATCTTGCATCTGGCCAACTGGTGACACTTTTGCCCGACTGGTCGCTGCGCACCTACAGCGTTTACAGCGTGACCTCGGCGCGGGATAAACAGCCCGCCAAAGTGAAAGAAGCCATTGCGGCGCTCAGCCAATATTTTAGCCAGATGGATTTTAGTCCGAACCCAGCATTACTGACTCAACCCAGCGCCTGCGAGCTCACGCCAAGATTAGCCATACCCGCCTAACCCTTGTAGACACGCGTTTCATTTATCAGGTGAGTTAGAGTATGCTGTTCTATCCATTCGATTAAACAGTAGTAACTCAATGCAAGATGTGGCCTTAGTGTTAGAGGGCGGCGGCCTGAGGGCAATTTATACCGCCGGCGTGTTAGATGCCTTTTTGCAGCAACAATTGCACTTCCCCTATGTGATAGGCGTATCGGCGGGGGCGATTTATCCCGCTTCTTACGTCTCACGCCAATTTGGCCGCAATTTACAAATTCAGCAGCAATATCTGCGGGATAAGCGCTACATGGGGCTACGCCACTGGTTAGCCACGGGCAATTATGTCAACACCGACTTTACCTATAAGCGCATGGCCTATGAGTTACTGCCTTTTGATTTTAAAACCTTTTTAGGTAGCGGAACCGAGTTTAAGGTCGGGGCATTTAACTGCCAGACAGGACAAACCGATTACTTTGGCATGGCCGATTTTCAGGAGCACGACAAATTGCTCGACGTGCTTATCGCCTCCTCTAGCCTGCCTTTTATGGCCAATCCCTATCGGATAAACCACCAAACCTACCTCGACGGCGGCATCGCCGCGCCTATTCCGGTCGCGCAAGCGCAGCAAGAGGGCTACTCGCGCCAAGTGGTGATCCTGACTCAGGACGCAAACTATCGAAAATCGCCAATGAAGTTCAATTGGTTAGCGCGCAAGCGTTATCAAGCTTATCCGGCGGTAGCCGCTGCACTCAAAGTGCGTCACCAACGTTATAACCAATCCCTCAAGGAACTCGCCCAGAGTGTAGTCAGCGGCCATACCTTTGTGATCCGCCCTGCTGCGCCGCTTAATCTCTCGCGGCTTGACCGCAATATCGATAAAGTGACCGCCGTGTATCACCAAGGCCTAGCCGATGGACAGGCGATTTTGCCTAAGCTGCGGGCTTGGCTAAACACTGGGGCAGAAGTTAGTTAGGGAGCGAGGTGCGGACTTTGTTAATAATCAGTTCCCGCAGCCATTTATGGCTGAGATCGTGCTCGAAGTGCTTATGCCACATCAACAGATAGGCACCGGGGATCAGTTTAATCGGCGAGGGTAAATACTTAAGATCAAACGACTTCATCACAGCTAAGGCATAACGGGAAGGGGCGCAGAGGATCAAATCACTCTGCTCACACAGGGCCAGCGCACTCTGAAAGTCCGTCATATTGACCGCAATATCCCGTTTACGCCCTTGGATTTGCAGCACATCGTCTAACAACCAATATTCCAAGCCACCAAAGGCGACCTGTAACTGGCGATAGCTTAAAAAGGTATCGAGATCCCATTCCTGCGAAAGTGCAGGATGGTCACGGCGCATCAGGCAAACTGTGTAATCCTGAACCAATTCAACATAATGGATATCATCCGGAATATGGTTTACATGCATGGGCGAACGTTCATCCCATTCGCGGCAACCTATGGCAAGATCGATATCGCAGCGCAGCAGTCTGTCCATGGTATCCAGCCGCCAGGTTTGGCAATTAATGCTCACACCGGGCGCCTGCGCTAAGAGCGAAGGCATAAAGTGTGGGAAGGTCAGCGAGTAGGTCGTTTCGACCAGATGCATTCGAAACTGGCGCTGACTTAAGGCGGGTTCAAAACTGTCTGGCCGAGTAAATTGCGCTAATTGCTGTAAACATTGGCGCAAGTCGGGCGCCAGCGACAGCGCCTTGGGCGTCGGCTTGAGGCCGTAGGCGGTGCGCTCGAATAAGGGATCATCAAACACTTCGCGCAGGCGGGTCAATTGCTTGCTCACCGCCGACTGACTTAAATGCAGCCGCGCCGCCGCAGCCGTGACACTCTGCTCCTCGAGGAGAATTTCCAGTACGGGCAGTAAGTTTAAGTCTAAGTGTTTTAGCATCTAACCCCTCGCTTTTAAGGGATTCCACCTCAATTTTTGCGGCAACTTCATCAGCAGTAGCGACAGTAAAATCACTAAAATCCCTGCCCACTGGCGCATATCTAAGGCTTCACCCACAATCAATACGCCTAATGATACGGCAACCACGGGATTGACTAAAGCCACCATCCCCATGATTTCTGGTCCTAAATTTCGCATTGACCACAGCCAAGCCCAATAAGCCACCGCGGTATTGGCGGTAGCCAACCAGATTAACGAGGGAACCACATCCATATTCGGTATCTGTGGCGGCCCCGCCATAAACCAAGCCAACGGGATCAACATCAATCCCCCCAAGAGTAATTGCCAAGCGGTCAGCACTAAAAAATCGCCCACATCCCAGCGCTGCATCCAACGGGAAGAAAAGGCAATCAGAGTCGTCGCACTCAACATACACAGGACACCAATCGGGTCGAGATCCGCCGAGGGATTAAGCAATAAAATCACTCCTGCAAGGCCCATCAAACCGAGCAGTAACCACTTCATCCCCGGACGTTTTTTATCGATCAGCCAAGCGAGGATCAAAAAGATTAATGGCAAAGTCGCCCCCAGCGTACCCGCGACGGCGCCGGGTAGCCGATAGGCGCCAATAAACAGCAGCGCAAAGAAGGCGCCAATATTACAAAACGCCAGCAAGCTTAATTTAGACCATGCCAGCGTCGGCAAACGTGGGCGCAGCATCAACAGCAATATGCCCGCAGGCAGCGCGCGCCAAACCGCCACCCAGTAGGGCGACATATCCTGTAAGTAAAGACTCACCAATGCATAGGTAGTCCCCCAAAACACTGGGGCGAGTAACGCAATCACAAACGGCATAATGACTTCTTAAAAAGTATCTTGATATTGAGATATATTACTTTGAGAGAATAAAACAGGCAAGTGCTGAGATAAGGTTAATAGGGAGAAAAGAAAAGGGACTAGCGTTTATGCCGCTGTAGATATGCGCACGCAGAGCTGTGCTTAAGCCTTGTTTGCCGTATAATCGGGCGTCATTTTTTATAGGCGGGCAAGCATGTTCCATATCGCACTCTATGAGCCAGAAATCGCACCCAACACGGGTAATATAATTCGCCTTTGCGCAAACAACGGCAGCCAACTTCATCTAATTGAGCCACTTGGATTTGATTTTGAAGAGAAAAAACTGCGCCGCGCGGGCCTAGACTATGCCGATTTAACCAATGTGACTCGCCATAAAAACTTTGAGGCCTTCCTCGAGGCCATGGCTGGCAAACGCATTATGGCCTGTACTACTAAGGGCAGCCGCCCGCATACTGAACTCAGTTTTGCTAAGGATGACGTGCTGCTATTTGGCCCTGAAACCCGCGGTTTACCTATGTCGATTATCGAGTCGATCCCGACCGAGCAGCGATTACGCATCCCCATGGCGGCCACCAGCCGCAGCCTCAATCTCTCCAATGCCGTGGCGATTATCAGCTACGAAGCTTGGCGTCAGCTCGGATTTGAAGGCGCAATTTAATACGCAGGAGGATTAGGCTGGACTTCACCAGCCAATTTTCCAATCACACAGCCATCCACGCAGAAAGATTGCTTTAACTCAATTCACACCAAGCCAGATACCTTTGCCACTAGGTGTGAGTTGTCATTGTTTCTCCCGTAACACGCCGCAGTTGTATTTAACAGAGTTGTCCCTATAGGCTCGACGACCACACTTTGTGACAATATGCCAGCAATTTCACTGCAACTGACAACGGCTTACATCACTCCGAAAGTAGTCTTATCTCAGCAACTCCCAATCACTATGGGACGATATACCTCGTTTGAAATACCCCATTTTAGAAGGAACTAGCGCAATTTATTACCCCTATGCTGTCCATGCGGCGATTTATGGTTCTTGTTTAAGCCATTTTAAATCGTACAAGTTGTAGGCAAACTGAAAGTGCATTATGTTGTTGATTTAAAATGGGTGGCTAGATTTAATTTCCATCGAGGTATTATTTGAGTAATCGAGCGTTTGAGAGAAATTATATCTTAATCACTTTCATACCAGTATTGATGCCAGGTTTTATTCTTTATTGTCTTATTGAAGGAAATATAGATAAGGCATTAATACTTTTGAGTATTTTTTGCTTTTCTCTGTATTGTTATTCACGTAGTTCAAAGATCATTCGCACTGTAGAGGGGTTCATCTCTAGGATGGTGTGGTGCTGTATTTTGTTATCAGTAACATTAGTTATCGTAGCAATATCTCCTGAAGCTAAAAACGCATTCGCAGGGGCCGTTCTATTTTTGTATGTCCCGAGTTTGCTTATTAGTATTTTTGTGCTCAACAGAAGTCGGCCAGCCAAAGAGCTTAAGGAAAAGCTGAAAATTATTTATAACAAGTACTAACTAAAAATACTTGTCTTTGAATGTCACTCCTACGCTCAGAAGTGAATTTTATGGGTATCCAGCCAAGATCATACAACATACTCAAAACTGCCCGTTCGGGTATAAATTAGTCGGCTTAATAAGATGGCGCGACAGGCGTCATTTCTATCCCACGAAAGAGCTGATAGCGGTCTATATCATCGTCTAAATATTGGATATTTTGCGTCCACTGCCATGCCCCTTGGGGCGATTTAGCTTCGAATAACAGTTGGATTAAGGCGGCGCGCGCATTCACGACTCCCTCGCCCAGCAGGGAATAATCGCCATTTTGTTGATATAAACTAAAGACTTGCTGCTTTTCCTGCGAGACACCGTCGTAGTAGGTTAACAGCACTTGCTCGCCTTGCTCCCTAAACCACCATGTCTCGCTGTAGGGAGCGTGCGTTCCTACACTTACGGAGAGGATCAACTGCCGCTGATCATGGGAACAAAATCCATTGACCGTCACTTGTCTAGGGGTGTCACTTGCCTTAGCAGCATTGCCCTGCCACTGCCCCACCATTTGCGGGCAAAAAGCTTTAAAACTGACCTTAGCGGCTTGCGCAGGAAAGATAGCCAAGCTGCCCAAGGCGAGTATCAATACATTTTTGATCAATAGCTTGCCCAGTTTTTGCGGGATGATTAACGCCATATTCAAGTCCTATTTCGATCTCCCAATACATTAGCGTTAAAACACCTTAGCCACAAATACGCCATAACACTTTGCGCCATACCCAACATACC encodes:
- a CDS encoding DUF4424 domain-containing protein, which produces MSIHIRALMGGLLALLSTAAFANDSSFGDANGSITLKYQPHISMDKESLFISEAEVRVDYLFTNSSSQDLTVPIAFPMPPMFFGSADHSSIDNFTLKVNGKTQPTEHRLVAQLADKTDISLELKNLGWGVEEVAYFAEYGEVPKGKPALPKEWLDEEQQIAFTLSDYFVWEQTFPAGQSVSISHSYTPSISTGIPDTANSIIDTYTELACLDESAKQGIRKRNLIVKQDGEDVEYGVEWSHLSYILVTANNWQGAIKDFKLTIKKSQPTDLISLCFDGELKKTDPLTFEFQQKQFTPTQDLSILFIRKPDFE
- a CDS encoding methyl-accepting chemotaxis protein; translated protein: MFNNAKTSTLTALPSVFASILLIIIGISSYRGFAELNNTSSRLVNNTKLAETFTNVREAFFELRLATLVHNSDAISLQQRNVRQLVEQLAEFNTDFMGQDARTIRTLLPQIEQYVRLYQQELAFAKQTGTEPELTSERGALGPKVSNEINQLVKLITQRNHELGKQAEDKVNATEALLLGLILVAIVASLLSALFMSRRLVNIVHQIKRVVEHLADGDLTQKTQISGQNELCALGADLDRVIDHLRHMISDIAQASEHMSDQIGQLNVQSNANTHALQTHAVETDQVVTAMTEMSATAHNVAGDAASAARFTQQANEQADKSKKAVEQAANTVVALVGKVDTAAHTIAEMNENTRHIATILDVIGDIADQTNLLALNAAIEAARAGEQGRGFAVVADEVRALAARTQASTAEINQMLERLRTGANSAVNAMDETKQSCQDAADTTTLVTESLETLTTYVFDINGLSNQIATAAEEQSAVSEEINRNLNTIREMVEELNQSGKATLNSATSLAATKEQLTGVVSHFRL
- a CDS encoding ligand-gated channel protein, producing the protein MLLRRKKILAQLVSAALLLPATQVLADAAPDQDKMMERIVVTASGFEQQVRDAPASISVITREDLDTRFYRDLTDAMLEVPGVVVTGGADRRDISLRGMGSQYTLILVDGKRQSSRETRTNSDGPGVEGAWTPPLAAIDRIEIVRGPMSSLYGSDAIGGVINIITRKVPNEWQGELRLDTTLQEKSDSGNVYQGNFFVNGGLIKDLLGVQLYGQYTQREEDSIYGGYRGRDADNLTARFALTPNQDHDIMLEVGIANQELDSTLGKTVAPLAPGASCGRSGCPASSSTEYENSTISLSHTGRWDFGTSDTYIKHEVFDNKSRKMKIKNTDAQTSLIATLGESHTATFGAAFNKQDLTDETGNQVSDLTDISRRQWSVFSEDEWRIVDNFALTLGLRLDDDENFGDHLSPRIYGVWGLTEHTTLKGGVSTGFRAPSLRQTVPDWGQVSRGGNMYGNPDLQPETSVNYELGIYTDLTDSITTSAGVFYNEFEDKITRVACPATQCTDGPNQFGSDPTTYVNIDEAVTQGVEFSIDYKILSNLALTGNYTYTDSEQKTGAYKGSPLNQLPKHLVQLSVNYEPIDKLSTWLRVNYRGEESQPTTGPSSSSLIAPSYTLLDLGANYRVNDSIKFSAGIYNAFDKDITEEEYGYIEDGRRYWLGMTYSF
- a CDS encoding coproporphyrinogen III oxidase family protein — translated: MSSVIQTLNRAIATPYQANITVPNWMLSSMERVMQYYVDKNLRLDTLSADIMPAPVEGKKYMLYAHVPFCHTLCSYCTFHRFMFKEDKARAYFISLRKEMEMVKALGYDFESMYIGGGTTTVLEDELARTIEHAKTLFPSIKEVSCESDPQHLDSPGFKQLKGLVDRMSIGVQSFNDDILKMTDRLEKFGTGQQTFDKIMAAKELFPIINVDLIFGFRGQTDEVIQHDLDMASRLDPRQITTYPLMITHQTRKSVKGKLAAPQADMANQYRQILNRLNGQYNQLSAWAFGKANDEGFDEYVIDYDEYLGVGSGSFSFLNDTLYVNTFSLRKYQERIAAGKMGVEQQKNYSKKDVMQYRFLLGMFSGRLSRKYFRETFGVNLDTALFKEMTSMKLIGAIKNDPTDPDNLIITDNGKMMGLLMMKEFYAGMDNVRAQLRKPLKPCDM
- a CDS encoding bile acid:sodium symporter family protein; this translates as MVNINRFFPLFALLGAGTAYLMPAWFSGLKTSIVPLLVVIMLSMGLTLDVRDFAYAFKQKRAVITGLILQFTLMPLSALAISLLLGFNRELTIGMVLVGSVAGGTASNVICYLAKGDVALSITMTALSTLAGVVLTPLIIELLIGEMVAIPLMDMLVSLVKIVLIPVTVGVVLNHFFKPQVAKLAPALPIISIVAIVLAISIIVALNAGQFSQVGPVILLAVFLHNGLGLALGYTCCRLLGFNHTVCKTISIEVGLQNSGLATALCIKFFSPLSAVPSAIFSIWHNLSGAMLAGYWASLEQKKQSDGLE